DNA sequence from the Entomomonas asaccharolytica genome:
ACAGATTATTGCTTGAAACAGGTGTTATATTTTAATTTAGCCGATTTATCTCAACTACCTATTTCTATGATTAGACTATTATAGTAACAATCTAACCTAACAAAGCTAAAATTTAATTGTATAATTAATGGTTATTACTTAACAGAATGACTATATTGTAGTAACTTGATATATCATTAGTTTAAAAAGTTACCTCTCCCCTGATTGGATAAAATTTATGAAACAACCTGAGACAATGACTGTACATATCTTAGATAAAGAATATCATCTTACTTGCCCAGAAGATAAACGCCTTGAACTACAACAAGCAGCAGACTATCTTGATAAAATGATGCGAGAAATTCGGTCGAGTGGTAAAGCTATTGGTGTTGAGCGTATTGCAGTAACTGCTGCACTGAATATTACTTATGAGTTATTAGAGCAAAAATCCAAAAAAGGGGCTCAACAAAAGCTTTTATAAGCCATTAAATATTTGCTTGCAAAATAGCTTAATGCATTGCAACACAATGGTGATATTACCCATAATTGGTTTAATTAGTGTTTACAGTTGCGCTAATTAGCGTATAATAAAATTAACTCCTCGGATGTTCGTCAATTGGAGACGTCCCTGAGCCGATAATCTTTTAAACGGGGGTTATCAAATGACTGGTGTGCATGTCCGTTTCACGGAAAGCCTAAAGGTCTGCGGTAGCCACCACCTTGAACTTCTGGGTTCAAGGGCTAACCCAATAACGGCATCTTTGGAGCTCTATCTTTACTAAGCCTAATCATTATGACAATTACGGCCGCCACTCTCTCCCCAAAAGCGCTACGCAAATTACTACGCAACCGTAGATGCACACTTACTCCCTTACAGCAAAAAATAGCCGCCAAACACCTATATCAACAAGTTATTCATCACCCATTATTTAGAAAAGCACAGCATATCGGTTTATATATAGCTAATGATGGTGAGATAGACCCTTATCTATTACTAAAAGCAGCACAGCGTTATAAAAAAACTATTTATTTACCTATCTTACAACGTTGGCCTAAGTTTGCTATGGCTTTTCAGCGTATAACTCCTGATACACGTTGGACACTCAATCGCTTTAATATTAAACAACCTGTGGCTAGTTTTCGTCATCAAGTTCATCCTGTAAAACTTGATCTTATTTTAATGCCATTAGTAGGGTTTGATGAATATGGTGGGCGTTTAGGTATGGGTGGTGGTTTTTATGACCGTTACCTCAGTTATTTAAAAAATCG
Encoded proteins:
- a CDS encoding cell division protein ZapA, whose product is MKQPETMTVHILDKEYHLTCPEDKRLELQQAADYLDKMMREIRSSGKAIGVERIAVTAALNITYELLEQKSKKGAQQKLL
- a CDS encoding 5-formyltetrahydrofolate cyclo-ligase, producing MTITAATLSPKALRKLLRNRRCTLTPLQQKIAAKHLYQQVIHHPLFRKAQHIGLYIANDGEIDPYLLLKAAQRYKKTIYLPILQRWPKFAMAFQRITPDTRWTLNRFNIKQPVASFRHQVHPVKLDLILMPLVGFDEYGGRLGMGGGFYDRYLSYLKNRKRWHKPYLLGLAHECQKVDKLQLNSWDIPVHAIVTDQRWYTQ